The Helicoverpa zea isolate HzStark_Cry1AcR chromosome 4, ilHelZeax1.1, whole genome shotgun sequence genome segment TGCATTGATATCGCATGTAGGTGatctaaactaaaatatattctaagtatatcttggatgaCATTGGTCGACTaaaggtgaaaaaaaaaactcttttaagCACTTGTCCAATCCTACCCTGACCTGTAACGACCTTGTATTATGCTCATAGAAATAACACCATCTATTGACCATTTAGAATAGCATTACATGAAAATCGACCACAGGAAGTAATCATAACATATTATGGCTAAATGGTTCTTTGGTAGTGAGATACCTGTTCAAATAAATGTTAAGTTAGGATGACAGAGGTCGCTTACATCAATTTTCAGCAGCAAATTAAAACATCTGCTAAGCTCTTCCTGCCTAATGTGACAGCAGCTTCTATATTGGTACCAGATTGCAGGCATCATTAGCATATTCTTACAATTTTCTAAAGACTGAGTCTCATTGTCAATTATGTCTAAGGAAAGATAATCCGTTTGCAAAAGTTTTTCTAACTTTCATACGTTTTTGACAGGGATTccttttattactagcttttgcccgcgacctCGTTCGTGTGGAATAGTGACTTtgggcagatttttggtttgaccgcgaatatttttttttctttttatatatttttttgtaataaaaactatcctatgtcctttctcaagttccaaactatgtctgtaccaaatttcacacaaatcggttcagtagtttaggcgcgaagaaagacagacagacgtaCAGAGTTACTCTCACATttatattagttaggattattattaaagtagtatttaatttaataaactactgtaaaataataactacataggtacctagCACAGGCACCTACTTcataattaatataggtacctacttcataacTTCAATATAATCAGCAAAGAAATAGTTCCTACCTAATTCTACCAATGAAGGGTCAAATACTACTAAAAGCTTTATAGACTCAACATTATGGAATCTTCCATGACAGTTTCTAGGGTTCAAGAGTAAAACAGAATTTTAAGTGCTccagtttaatttaatttgaaatttccaTCGCTCTTCGTCGTTCCACGGCCTCTTTTTAAACTGAGAAGAATTTTACGAAACTAATTTCACACAATCTGCCACTAATCCTTTGATTTCCTTGCAGTCGGAACTATCCTCCCAGTCAGGACAATGCTGtaaataagaaaagaaaaaatacactgtTAAGCGGACTATACGATAAAATTATGTGTAGATAATgataaaaatgtgaaatatCCATGAAAGTAGTTGAATTATTTCATGTTCTAATAAAATTTCCAGAAACCTCCAATAAAGTTGAGTACGTAGGCAGCTTTATGTTTACAAATTATTGAATCAGGTGATACTTTGCAGAAATCCATgatgttaggaaaaatatttagttgTTTCTTTTTAACATGAGTATTGTAATGCACAAAAGTTCCTCTGAGGGTTGTTTGCCTTATACCTTCTGGTTAAGTaacttgaattttaaataattgtgaaTACACACGATCAGgtaaacaaaacacattttaCTTACATTCAGCATCTGCATAGAAAGGCAATGTCTCATTTTCAAAAAGTCGCAGAACTCTGGTGGGGCATAGCTCTCGTAATTTCCGTTGATACAGTTCTTCTTCACATCTTCTATTAGACTGGCGTCGTCCACAAAATCTTTAGCCATAGCATCCATTAATTTGGTCTTATCTAGTTTGCCATCGTCAGTGGCAAAACCTCGCTTTTTAGCTAAACAGGCGTCGCGCTCACACTGAAAAAATATAGAAGTTAAATTCatgctccgagcctttttcccaactatgtttgggtcggcttctagtctaaccggatgtagtgagtaccagtgcttcacaaggagcgactgtcctatctgaccccctcaacccatttacccgggcaacccaataccccttggttagactggtgtcagacttaccaaGAAATAtagaaatgaaattaaattgaaaattttataatatttttataacaaattattaattaaaatagaagCATTATgggatttaaaataatttaaataaatagggtCTAAAAGTACGACGCAGAAACTGTAGAATTTTCAGACGTAAAACGATACGGTATTATCTACatgttttacaatattaaagTTTACAGCCAATAATACATTTATCTTTATATAATCGTATATAATAGTTTTGACTTACCGAAGCAGGATCCCTTGATAACTGAAAACATTCGGATAAATCATCGGGCTTCCCATCTGGAGGGGGACCTTTCTTGCAGCAGTGCATTGCATGCTGGAAGGGAATAAAGCATAATGTTAACAAAACCTTTTCTCTTAATAACTACAATATCTTCTCTTTAGTTTACAATATGAATGTACAAAGAACAGTTCTGTGTGTTTAGTAGATCAAAAAATCATTCTGAACATTTCATCATTTTTGTTCTTTCTTAAACAATTTGATGGCAGGACTAGAATGAGCCTTTTCCACTTTGGTTTAAATTTAACCATAGCAACATGCTTtgaaaaaacctaaaaataaattgctgaaaataaacaagtttcataattaaatgaatGCACTTACAGGGTGGAACACACGTGAGCATTGTTTCTTGTCAACTTCAGCCTGTGAAAAAAGTagaattaaacatttttcttactCATTGGATCGtggattacttttatttaattacttgaGACAGCCCCAAAAGCGCCCACCCTTCcctacttcctatgtgttattactgGAAAGAAGAAGGCGCAAAAAaatccccagcaacacatgtctgtctgtgcCCCAGCAACACAAGAGTTATATAGCTTAAAAATAGAATCCAAAAACAAATTATCTTACCAAAGCGACTACAAATACAAAGCTCAATATAACAACACGATACATGTCGAACAAATTGTTTAGCACTGACACTGAAAATTACATTCGCgagaatatatttatatgtacataaaGCAGTAATTTATTGCCCGTGCTATCTAAATACCAGAAAATTGTAGCAGTTTACTGAGTCACAACGATAATGATTGTCACCTTTATGtgtttctgaaaaaatatatggcGGTctgtttttttgtcaaatagtGTTGCGAACTTGTTCCTGGTCTTTTGAAGCTTTCTACGGGTCTTTTGTAGgtaaaaaaactgtaagatgatttcattataataaattatttgaccaaacatatttaatgttttcGGTGTTTTTGCGTTATTTGGCATATATAAAACCATGGCAatataatacaagctgttgatttgcatttgtgccatagttcaggaggaggacatacaatacgtatataatcgattggaattacagtagatgggaaataactaatatgcactgctttttttgtcattgtaatgtcgtggtatttcagaagtaatccaattttatgaatgaaatttatgagtgatcgttgcgtatgctttgtgtttgcgtttgtgtgagggcgcagcacggttttaaggccattaacacacgcgccaagtttaaataaggctaaatgacatttacggaattccgaaaaaaaattaaagaaaaaaattacgtaccaatttttttattgatttgggtcgagaatcattagcataattacctccttgaatatggcacggatgcaaatcaacagcagATGcagatcaacagcttgtatagttaCAATTATTTCAATAGTTAATTATTGAAGTGAAAATCATCGTATTAGTTTAGTTACAAGGGTTGGGCTCCACAcaagcgtatttttttttggtatgcaACAAAGAGGGTTAGAAATGTTTCTTTAATAAATgaaacctacctacctaccttcaAATGTTTAGTTTTTCAAGATTTTCCATAGCATTGAGCAATTTTTATGGACTCATAAAAAGTGACCAGACCACTTTTGATAGtactcatattattataaattttttCACAAGTTGcttcaaatatttaacatttaatcATACCAAAATTGCGTAACACGGGACCCAACTTTAGTAGATAGGTCATTGCTCCCACTAAACTGACCACTTATCAAGCAAATCCGACTCTTATAACAAGCGCGAAAAGATTTAATTTTAGATTGCAAATTAATACGTCCTATTAATCCATAGCTGACGTGGTTTTGATTGTCACTTGGCAtgtgaataaattaaacagTGGTTGGCTGACGATTAGCTGCATGAACAATGCTTTGAAACAAGTCATGTCAATGATTATTATGATCACAGCCAATGGTATATATGGTTTCCTTGTTTGATTTACATTTGGTGTTATGTAGGTTTCTAAATAGGGTTTGCACATAAATGGTAGTAATTTAAtaagataattattttgtcGTTGTTTTTGCAGATATTTTCtcttacttaattatattcaTGGAAGTTTCTTTCAAGAGCTTTGGAGTATGTTTTGAGagataaacataatataaatatattacctCTATATGTTATAAAGACTGctgcatttatttaaaaataaagataactATGTAACTATAcaactatatatattttttaaatcacaaCCCTAGAGTAGCAatgaaacaatttaattgaaaccaGAAGCATAACTGACTCACAAATAATTCGTCAAATTGAACCTTCAACTAGTcgaaaaaaaatttaaattcaatagaAAAGCTATTATATAATTTGGCGATTTGATTACTTATAATGCGACAATTTTTCACAACTGCGGACTCAATTGATATTTTAGCAGCGTAACTACACATACGTTTATGTATTGTGAACTATAATTATACAGAAGTGAACTACCGATTGTCACGTGTTTTACCTGATACTGGTGATCACAAACGTGGGGACAATATAGTATTTGTTGTTCAGTTGCTGTTTTCTATGAAAATGAATTACAAATGTAACTTTAGTTTTTTTCAAATACAGggggaaaaatattattttacggtAGGAATTAATTAAGATAGTATCAAAAAAATATCGGCTTTCACGCTATAGTTATCAACTAAActgttttaaatgaaacttaGTGCacgtaagtaagtacataagtagtcttttttttttccgacgttaaaaatcatcaaatgacctcccgctgtgggttagcagcggtgagggagtgtcagactcttactgactaaaaaccgtcgtgttccgtcataggtcttttatgtaccagggcctgCAGTCTCGACAAAGATAGCGATCGCTTAACGACAAAATTCGGTCGATAAGTCCTAACGATCCGATCGTAACGATTTTTGGTAGTCTCTACTGCCAAAACTATCGAGTGTCATCGCAAAGTTACCGAATATTTTCGGTAAGATAACGATTTATCGTTATGTCATAGAATTTCCTTGCGACAGTTTTTGACAGCCCGCTAAGTGATAGCTACTATCGATATCGTtcctatatttgtttattttacgtcagaaaatattaaataaatagtaatttaataaataatggcttCTGAATATTTAGCATGGGACTTAGTTGTGCTCGAGCACAGACGCGATGTGCTTATGGGTCGACAAATAGCACGAAACAAGCGAAACGATGAAAATCCCTTGGATTTGGAGGATGGCCAATTTCTTCAAATGTATAGAATTTCAAAGGAAATGTTTCACAGGCTACTAAGTGAACTGCGTCCATCTCTCCAAAGACGACGGCCTTACGGACTTTCTGTGGAGTCCCAAGTAAGTGTCTTTGCGACCTACcgtgcataaataatatttctataatatattttttcttataactaaggttgaactttttttaaattttcttcttaTTAGATACTGACGGCACTCCGATTTTACGCATGTGGGTGCTACCAACAACCTGTTGGCTTGCAGTGGGGTTGTAGCATGAGCCAAAAATCTGTTAGCCGAGTCATCCGGGCTGTAACTTCggcaataaatgaaaaacttttaagaaaatatattaaatttccAATGACTCAAGGAGAACGCCATGCGGCAAAACAGAAATTTAGAAATGCCCCACAGCCATTCCCAGGGGTAATTGGAGCCATTGATTGCACCCATATAAAAATTTTAGCTCCTAAGACCAATGAGGAGTCTTATGTGAGTGGTCACCATGAGGGCCATTCATTAAATGTGCAAGCTGTAAGTTGACCTTCAGttctataatatctaaaaatattgtttgaaaaatatgtacttacatatttaatatattacagGTGTGTGACCCtgatcttattattttaaatattaatgctcG includes the following:
- the LOC124629991 gene encoding uncharacterized protein LOC124629991; translation: MYRVVILSFVFVVALAEVDKKQCSRVFHPHAMHCCKKGPPPDGKPDDLSECFQLSRDPASCERDACLAKKRGFATDDGKLDKTKLMDAMAKDFVDDASLIEDVKKNCINGNYESYAPPEFCDFLKMRHCLSMQMLNHCPDWEDSSDCKEIKGLVADCVKLVS
- the LOC124629974 gene encoding putative nuclease HARBI1, giving the protein MASEYLAWDLVVLEHRRDVLMGRQIARNKRNDENPLDLEDGQFLQMYRISKEMFHRLLSELRPSLQRRRPYGLSVESQILTALRFYACGCYQQPVGLQWGCSMSQKSVSRVIRAVTSAINEKLLRKYIKFPMTQGERHAAKQKFRNAPQPFPGVIGAIDCTHIKILAPKTNEESYVSGHHEGHSLNVQAVCDPDLIILNINARWPGARHDAHIWANSPVRSTMKRHFENGDRRAWLLGDDGYPLEPWLMTPIKHQQPGTPEYKYTEAHCSARNIIERCFGVLKSVFRCLSHQRQLMYEPYMAGLIINACAVLHNMRITYKLPEPESTTSMQLVDNSRFHDDMLEVTGSGRAVAERIRRRLINTSFT